In one Haloplanus salinus genomic region, the following are encoded:
- a CDS encoding NUDIX hydrolase, which produces MDTDDDLRWETTASAVDYTCPGFDVRRDEVSLPDGTETDYHYVDEPGAVVVLPFTPDGDVVVIEEWRQAVGRVNRGLPAGSVEVGDDELVAAARRELREETGYEAATVSHLFSAEPTNGVTNAVHHHFVARDCTPTAEPDLDFNESIRVETADYDALLAAALDSAEPRSASNRTQSDDGGLRDGRAMLALTQYELRHGVGTEP; this is translated from the coding sequence ATGGACACCGACGACGACCTCCGCTGGGAGACGACCGCCTCGGCCGTCGACTACACCTGTCCTGGCTTCGACGTGCGCCGCGACGAGGTGAGCCTCCCCGACGGCACCGAAACCGACTACCACTACGTCGACGAACCGGGCGCCGTCGTCGTCCTGCCCTTTACTCCCGACGGCGACGTGGTCGTCATCGAGGAGTGGCGACAGGCGGTCGGTCGGGTGAACCGCGGCCTCCCCGCCGGCTCCGTCGAGGTCGGCGACGACGAGTTGGTCGCCGCCGCGCGCCGCGAACTCCGCGAGGAGACGGGTTACGAGGCCGCTACCGTCTCGCACCTGTTCTCGGCCGAACCCACGAACGGCGTCACCAACGCCGTCCACCACCACTTCGTCGCGCGGGACTGTACCCCCACCGCCGAGCCCGACCTGGATTTCAACGAGAGCATCCGGGTCGAGACGGCCGACTACGACGCCCTGCTGGCCGCCGCACTGGACAGCGCGGAGCCACGCTCCGCGAGCAATCGGACACAGTCCGATGACGGTGGCCTGCGGGACGGGCGGGCGATGCTCGCGCTGACGCAGTACGAACTCCGCCACGGCGTCGGTACCGAGCCGTAG
- a CDS encoding cell division FtsA domain-containing protein: MAKGLDVGTMNLISAQQEGAETVFVQQRNSFVEIEYSDMAEQMLSRSDVLHIRKDDKVYVVGDDALNFANIFNEETRRPMQHGILSSEESSAIPMIKLITEQVVGQPNHPGERLYFSSPADPIDSNLSTLYHEKTLESMLGDMGYETEPINEGMAVIYSELANHNFTGLGVSFGAGMTNVCLSYYAVPVMKFSIARGGDWIDEQAAQATGTPVDKVTSIKEDDFELDFRTDVGGVEGALAIYYENLLDYVIENIAHEVDEEDVEEDLDVPVVVTGGTSSPRGFEKLFEDHLRDASIPFSISEVQSVDEPLYSVARGALVAARSDEEQEEGETGGRQAQESPAED, translated from the coding sequence ATGGCGAAAGGCCTAGACGTCGGCACCATGAATCTCATCTCGGCACAGCAGGAGGGCGCGGAGACGGTTTTCGTCCAACAACGCAACTCCTTCGTCGAAATCGAGTACTCCGACATGGCGGAGCAGATGCTCTCGCGGAGCGACGTTCTCCACATCCGGAAGGACGATAAGGTGTACGTCGTCGGCGACGACGCCCTCAACTTCGCGAACATCTTCAACGAGGAGACGCGCCGTCCGATGCAACACGGCATCCTCTCCTCCGAGGAGTCCTCGGCGATTCCGATGATCAAGCTCATCACCGAACAGGTAGTGGGCCAGCCCAACCACCCCGGCGAGCGCCTCTACTTCTCCTCGCCCGCCGACCCCATCGACTCCAACCTCTCGACGCTCTATCACGAGAAGACCCTCGAATCCATGCTCGGCGACATGGGCTACGAAACCGAACCGATCAACGAGGGGATGGCGGTCATCTACTCCGAACTCGCCAATCACAACTTCACGGGCCTCGGCGTCTCCTTCGGCGCAGGCATGACCAACGTCTGCCTGTCGTACTACGCCGTGCCGGTGATGAAGTTCTCCATCGCCCGCGGCGGCGACTGGATCGACGAACAGGCCGCGCAGGCGACGGGGACGCCCGTCGACAAGGTCACCTCGATCAAGGAGGACGACTTCGAACTCGACTTCCGCACCGACGTTGGTGGGGTGGAGGGTGCGCTGGCCATCTACTACGAGAACCTACTCGACTACGTCATCGAGAACATCGCCCACGAAGTCGACGAGGAGGACGTCGAGGAGGACTTGGACGTGCCCGTCGTCGTCACCGGTGGCACCTCCAGTCCCCGCGGCTTCGAGAAACTGTTCGAGGATCACCTGCGTGACGCCTCGATTCCGTTCTCGATCAGCGAAGTCCAGAGCGTCGACGAACCGCTCTACAGCGTCGCCCGCGGCGCCCTCGTCGCCGCCCGGTCCGACGAAGAACAGGAAGAAGGGGAGACCGGGGGTCGGCAGGCCCAAGAGTCGCCCGCGGAAGACTGA
- a CDS encoding MFS transporter: MTDGTPDNVLFEWYERYIGDPETETDVYLGFALFFGGIALGAVGIAVFLLSAAVSGGGTPAWAIREVAMAAAAVGLPVILLGMVVLLPGDRRMTYASVGGLAVCLVAVALFVATYPMNWNVARAPDYSAQGVAIYAVGLVAVVGATGAALVGHQVERAAPGERATTSRADADDVGDPSDAGETVSDEQVRRDIDEAMADADLSWGGVDRKNTKRLELNTPSDVEVDREAFENAEATTVRSSGQNVDDALSNLRKLQGREQATDSSTGVDDQTAALTELRKQQEAEEVATEDEEGLVDRAKKLFSS; encoded by the coding sequence ATGACGGACGGCACCCCCGACAACGTCCTCTTCGAGTGGTACGAGCGGTATATCGGCGACCCCGAGACGGAGACGGACGTGTATCTCGGATTCGCGCTCTTCTTCGGCGGTATCGCGCTCGGTGCCGTCGGTATCGCCGTCTTTCTGTTGTCGGCGGCGGTGAGCGGCGGCGGCACGCCGGCATGGGCGATCCGCGAGGTAGCGATGGCCGCCGCCGCCGTTGGGCTCCCCGTCATCCTCCTCGGGATGGTCGTTCTCCTCCCCGGCGACCGGCGGATGACGTACGCTTCGGTCGGCGGCCTGGCCGTCTGCCTCGTCGCCGTCGCCCTCTTCGTCGCCACCTATCCGATGAACTGGAACGTGGCCCGGGCGCCGGACTACAGCGCCCAAGGCGTCGCCATCTACGCGGTCGGGCTGGTGGCCGTCGTCGGCGCGACGGGAGCGGCGCTGGTCGGCCACCAAGTCGAACGCGCGGCGCCCGGCGAACGGGCGACCACGTCGCGCGCCGACGCGGACGACGTGGGGGACCCGAGCGACGCGGGCGAGACGGTGTCCGACGAACAGGTCCGCCGGGACATCGACGAGGCGATGGCCGACGCCGACCTGTCGTGGGGCGGTGTCGACCGGAAAAACACCAAGCGCCTCGAACTCAACACGCCGAGCGACGTGGAGGTCGACCGCGAGGCGTTCGAAAACGCCGAGGCGACGACCGTCCGCTCGTCGGGGCAGAACGTGGACGACGCGCTGTCGAACCTGCGAAAGCTGCAAGGCCGGGAGCAGGCGACGGACTCCTCGACGGGCGTCGACGACCAGACGGCGGCGCTGACCGAACTCCGGAAACAGCAGGAGGCAGAGGAAGTCGCGACCGAGGACGAAGAGGGGCTCGTCGACCGGGCGAAGAAGCTGTTTTCGTCGTAG